ATGAAAGCGGATCTCCTCATGAACCTCGGCAGGTACGGCGATGCGCTGGCGTCTTTCGACCGGATGCAGGACGCCGGCGGAGACGACCTCCATCTCCTGCACAGGAAGGGAACTGCCCTGCTCCACCTCTCGCGGTACGCGGAGGCGGCGGAGACGTTCGATGCCGTCCTCAAGATCAATCCCGGGGATACGGCGGCGGAGAAGAGCAGGGGAGACGCGCTCCTGCACCTCGGGCGGTATGAGGAGGCGCTCGCATGCTTCGACCGGGTACTCCCGGGAGACTCCGCCGACCGGGTCGCCCTGCTCGGCAGGAGCATGGCGCTTGAGCGCCTCGGGCGATACGAAGAGGCGCTCGAAGCCGTCGACCGGGTGACACGGGCAATTCCCGGGGACATCGGGACGCTTGCCCGGAAGGCCCGGATCCTCGAGGGGCTCGGGCGCTATGCTGCGGCGGCCGGGTGCTACGAAGCGCTCCTTGCAGCCGATCCGGATGCCGGCGGTTACCTGGTGAACCTCGGGTTCGTTCTTGCCACGCTCGGCCGGTATGAGGAGGCCGCCGGGCGCTTTAAGCAGGCCGTCGAGACCGATCCGGGCGACCTCGTTGCGTGGTTCAACCGGGGCCGGGCCCTGGAGAGGATGGGGCAGTACGCGGATGCAGCGGAGTGTTATGCGAAAGTGACCGAAGGGCGGCCGGGAGATACCGGCGCCTGCTTTGCACTCGCCGTTACGCTCGCACGGCTCGGCAGACACCAGAAAGCGATCGAGTGCTGCGACCGGGTGCTCGCCGCCGACGCCTCGAATGCCGCGGTTGCAAAGATCCGGGCGGATATGCTGGAAGCCATCGGCAGGCACGAAGAGGCGGGAGCAGCATACGAGCACTACCTGGGGATCTCCCCCGACGACCGTGATGCGAGAATGGCGTTCGGCATGGCACTCGAGAGGGACGGGAGGTTCGGCGACGCGATCAGGCAGTACGCGCTGGTGCTCGAAGGCGACGAGCGTGACGCCGAAGCATGGTACACCCTCGAGAGTGCCCTCGTTCACATGGGGCGGTATGAAGAGGCGCTCGAGTGTTCCGACAGTATCGTCAGGGCCGGCCCGGAGAACTGGGCTGCCTGGCAGCGGCGCGGGGAGATCTTCATGTGGCTCGGGCGCTATGCCGATGCGGTGGAATGCTTCGAGAAGGCGCTCAAGGCCGATCCAGCGGATGCCCTCACCCTGCGAAGACTCGGGGAGGCCCACGAGAAGGCCGGCAGGTACGAGGATGCCCTCGCCGCCTACACGCAGGTGCTGGACCGGGAACCGGCCAGCATCGAGACCCTCCATGCCCGCTCATCGGCCCTTATCCACCTCGGACGTTACGGGGAGGCGGTCAAGTCGATCGACAAGATCATCGTCCTCCAGGACGAGAACCCCGCCGCCCTCTTTATGCGGGGGACGGTGCTCGAGAAGGCGGGCAGGTACGACGACGCCCTGATGAGTTACGAAAAGGCGCTCTCGGTCGACCCGAAGAACGCGGCCGTCTGGAACGCTACCGGGGTGCTCACGGATGCACTGGGACGGCATGCCGACGCCGTCAGGGCGTTTGACAGGGCAATCGAACTGGGTGACGGGGACGTCCATGCCTGGCTTGCGAAGGGGCTCGCCCTCGATCACCTGGGCAAATCCGATCAGGCGACCGCCTGCTTCGATAAAGTCCTCTCGGCCGATCCCCACCATGCACGTGCATGGTACCTGAAAGGGAAAGCACTCGACCGGCAGGGCAGGTTTGCAGAAGCGGCGGAGTGTTTCAGGAAGGCGCTCGAGGGCGAGGGAGAACTATGAGGCAGGGGTACGTGCATGGCATCCTGCTGCTGATCGCGTGCGTCCTCGTCTTCTGTTCGGGCTGTACCGGGAACGTCGGCGAACAGGCGCGGGTGAAGCCCGGAGATAGGGTGTTGGTCCACTATACCGGCACCTTAGAGAACGGAACGGTCTTTGACAGTTCCCTCGGCGGCGAGCCGCTCGGGTTCACCGTCGGCAGCGGTGCAGTGGTCCCGGGGTTCGACGCTGGCGTCGTCGGGATGCAGGTGGGAGAGGAAAAGACACTCCATATTCCGGCCGACCAGGCCTACGGGCCGTATCGGGAGGATCTCGTCTTTGCCGTCGACCCGGCCGGCATCTTCGGCGCCGAGAACCTGACCGTCGGAGAACCGGTCGGGATAACCCTGCAAAACGGGCAGGTGCTGCCCGGGACGATCACCGGCATCTCGCCCGATGCTGTCACCATCGATGCGAACCATCGCCTCGCGGGCGAAGACCTCACGTTCACCGTCAGCCTCGTTGAGATCGTATAGGGATTACTCTTTTTTCTCCTCTCCGGCAGCCACCGGAGCGACCAGCACCTTGTCGACCCTGTGGCCGTCCATATCGAGAACCTCAAACCGGAGATCGTTCCAGACGAACCGGTCTCCGGTATTCGGCGCC
This portion of the Methanoculleus oceani genome encodes:
- a CDS encoding tetratricopeptide repeat protein, which translates into the protein MSQFEAGNYSEAVKSFEKALKVDPENGPVRLLMGQALACLGKDGEAAEWLRKALESSPGDAETLRALGHVLARAGVYEEAAGCFARVVEGKPADTNASYWQGEMLEKLGRYADAAAAYARALAGNPEDVVLREKHGRMLERTGDYREAAASFEKILRVNPGSTDALARIGTALLYRGDYPGAVETFARLLESEPLNLDALYGKARALEYLGRFQDAAVCYRDIAAVEPNIPAWYHRGSLLLRAGKYAEAMDCFDKVALADPDHIPVRYSMGMVYDTLGRYDRAVKSFDQILKHDQGQVQVWYARGMALFRLGQYAEAVRSFDRVLENRAMTGMKWIGSSTDLALFERDEQGTPRKQKPLKFDALNEIVYNCRGIALLHLGRYAEAQKDFENVLEVDPGNVSILQRSCTALLHLGRYDEANLCLDAILEKEPHNTVARSMKADLLMNLGRYGDALASFDRMQDAGGDDLHLLHRKGTALLHLSRYAEAAETFDAVLKINPGDTAAEKSRGDALLHLGRYEEALACFDRVLPGDSADRVALLGRSMALERLGRYEEALEAVDRVTRAIPGDIGTLARKARILEGLGRYAAAAGCYEALLAADPDAGGYLVNLGFVLATLGRYEEAAGRFKQAVETDPGDLVAWFNRGRALERMGQYADAAECYAKVTEGRPGDTGACFALAVTLARLGRHQKAIECCDRVLAADASNAAVAKIRADMLEAIGRHEEAGAAYEHYLGISPDDRDARMAFGMALERDGRFGDAIRQYALVLEGDERDAEAWYTLESALVHMGRYEEALECSDSIVRAGPENWAAWQRRGEIFMWLGRYADAVECFEKALKADPADALTLRRLGEAHEKAGRYEDALAAYTQVLDREPASIETLHARSSALIHLGRYGEAVKSIDKIIVLQDENPAALFMRGTVLEKAGRYDDALMSYEKALSVDPKNAAVWNATGVLTDALGRHADAVRAFDRAIELGDGDVHAWLAKGLALDHLGKSDQATACFDKVLSADPHHARAWYLKGKALDRQGRFAEAAECFRKALEGEGEL
- a CDS encoding FKBP-type peptidyl-prolyl cis-trans isomerase, whose amino-acid sequence is MRQGYVHGILLLIACVLVFCSGCTGNVGEQARVKPGDRVLVHYTGTLENGTVFDSSLGGEPLGFTVGSGAVVPGFDAGVVGMQVGEEKTLHIPADQAYGPYREDLVFAVDPAGIFGAENLTVGEPVGITLQNGQVLPGTITGISPDAVTIDANHRLAGEDLTFTVSLVEIV